In a single window of the Paenibacillus sp. MMS20-IR301 genome:
- a CDS encoding right-handed parallel beta-helix repeat-containing protein, translated as MEYHVGIQGSDQAPGTEAQPFRTISRAAATAGPGDVIFVHAGIYREWVNPSQGGTEEQRIVYQSAGDGEVVITGAEPVADWTDEGDGVWKTEVPNSLFVIRNPYQVKLYGDWLFEGAFEPHLGDVYLDGKSLYECDSVTKLRHPQVWPQAKYAEDSLLQWYAEVSSVTTTIWANFGGKDPRQENVEINVRPYCFWPEQTGRNYITVRGFTLRQASPQWAPPTALQEGLMGPHWSKGWIIENNLISESKCTAISLGKEISTGQNEWSQSRIKGGTQREQEVIFRALRKDWHKDYIGSHIVRNNVIHDCEQAGIVGHLGAAFSQIYQNRIYNIHHKRIFHGAEVGGIKLHASLDTQICGNVIYSCYRALWLDWQAQGTRISRNAFYDNLSEDFFMEVCHGPYMVDHNLFLSPMNFRNMAQGGAFVHNLFAGRFVVRSELTRYTPYHMPHETAVAGYSNITGGDDKYYNNIFIGDDDPVKEPQPMTFFEHLPLAPRENVEDDGAPVMDGIPDNSRCYLHPAGLGGYNDYPNTLHKRLWEYTREEIAALEESGKPFQPERMPLPVAIQGNLYLKGAVPSSHEPSAKVYVKNGIEIETDPATGKVKVHVHSPEMLQAAAPAVISTALLGRSYHAEMYYEEPDGSPYRFDHDFFQKQRPDKNVTPGPFEISGSLPVKFEL; from the coding sequence GTGGAATATCATGTTGGAATACAAGGCAGTGATCAGGCGCCGGGGACGGAGGCACAGCCCTTCCGTACCATCTCCCGCGCTGCAGCTACGGCAGGACCAGGCGATGTTATTTTTGTGCATGCCGGCATTTACAGGGAGTGGGTGAATCCTTCTCAGGGAGGAACAGAGGAACAGAGGATCGTCTATCAGTCTGCCGGGGACGGCGAGGTAGTCATTACGGGTGCTGAGCCAGTGGCGGATTGGACGGATGAAGGCGACGGCGTCTGGAAGACAGAGGTGCCTAACAGCCTGTTTGTCATCCGTAATCCCTATCAGGTTAAACTTTACGGTGACTGGCTGTTTGAAGGAGCGTTCGAGCCGCATCTGGGAGATGTGTATCTGGATGGCAAATCACTGTATGAATGTGATAGCGTTACCAAACTGCGGCATCCCCAGGTATGGCCGCAGGCCAAATATGCGGAGGACTCTTTGCTGCAATGGTACGCGGAGGTAAGCTCTGTTACAACTACCATATGGGCGAACTTCGGCGGCAAAGACCCCCGTCAGGAGAATGTCGAAATCAATGTCCGCCCTTATTGTTTTTGGCCTGAGCAGACCGGCCGCAACTACATCACTGTCAGGGGTTTTACACTCCGGCAGGCATCCCCCCAGTGGGCTCCGCCAACGGCTTTACAGGAAGGACTTATGGGTCCCCATTGGAGTAAAGGGTGGATAATTGAGAATAACCTGATCAGCGAGTCAAAATGTACGGCCATCAGCCTTGGCAAAGAGATCTCAACCGGGCAGAATGAATGGTCCCAGAGCCGTATCAAAGGCGGAACACAACGGGAACAGGAGGTCATTTTCCGCGCCTTACGCAAGGATTGGCATAAGGATTATATCGGAAGCCATATTGTCCGGAATAATGTAATTCATGATTGTGAGCAAGCGGGAATTGTGGGACATTTAGGTGCCGCATTCAGCCAGATCTATCAGAACCGTATTTATAATATTCATCATAAGCGCATCTTCCATGGCGCAGAGGTGGGAGGAATCAAGCTCCATGCCTCGCTGGATACCCAGATCTGCGGGAATGTCATCTACAGCTGTTACAGAGCGCTATGGCTGGACTGGCAGGCGCAAGGCACCCGTATCAGCCGGAATGCCTTCTATGATAACCTGTCCGAAGATTTCTTCATGGAGGTCTGCCACGGCCCTTATATGGTGGATCATAACCTGTTCCTGTCGCCGATGAACTTCCGCAATATGGCCCAGGGCGGTGCGTTTGTCCACAATTTGTTTGCCGGCAGATTTGTGGTGCGCTCCGAGCTAACGCGCTATACTCCCTACCATATGCCCCATGAGACAGCGGTTGCCGGATACAGCAACATTACGGGCGGCGACGACAAGTATTATAACAATATATTTATTGGTGATGATGATCCGGTAAAAGAGCCGCAGCCGATGACCTTTTTCGAGCATCTTCCGCTGGCTCCAAGGGAGAATGTGGAGGATGACGGTGCCCCGGTGATGGACGGTATCCCGGACAACTCCCGCTGTTACCTTCATCCTGCCGGACTGGGCGGCTATAATGATTATCCGAATACCCTTCACAAACGCTTGTGGGAGTATACCAGGGAAGAAATTGCGGCGTTGGAGGAATCCGGCAAGCCGTTCCAGCCCGAAAGAATGCCGCTGCCCGTTGCGATTCAGGGCAATCTGTATTTGAAAGGCGCGGTGCCGAGCAGCCATGAGCCGAGTGCAAAGGTATACGTTAAGAACGGTATCGAGATTGAAACCGATCCGGCTACAGGTAAAGTGAAGGTACATGTTCATAGCCCGGAAATGCTGCAGGCTGCTGCTCCCGCAGTGATCAGCACTGCGCTTCTCGGCAGAAGCTATCACGCCGAGATGTACTATGAGGAACCGGACGGCTCCCCGTACCGTTTCGATCATGACTTCTTTCAAAAGCAGCGTCCGGACAAAAATGTAACACCCGGGCCGTTTGAAATATCCGGCAGTCTTCCGGTTAAGTTTGAGCTGTAA